A section of the Salvelinus sp. IW2-2015 linkage group LG7, ASM291031v2, whole genome shotgun sequence genome encodes:
- the tpk2 gene encoding thiamin pyrophosphokinase 2 produces MLEIMTTWSEKMLQVLRRMNNFYSPGSSRTTCLRFEVGGEQVGWVPSKVASILSTFPEVFNPPQGGAITLCQNLDSYGRRSEAVDSVLQSLRREGLLTVLKGWRDEKYEVMPRFCDTPLMCMERSATSLFGVKRYGVHINGYCQDEHGELRMWVGRRSMTKQTYPGKLDNLAAGGLAAGISVKNTLIKECEEEACIPEDIAETARPVSTVSYTYEDEEGVFPESQFVFDLELPPEFKPKIGDGEVQDFYLYSMDKVKELLISDDFKPNCAMVVLDFLIRHSYIQPDTEPYYQEFVAGLHHTL; encoded by the exons ATGCTCGAAATCATGACTACCTGGTCGGAAAAAATGCTCCAGGTGCTTCGCCGAATGAATAACTTTTATTCGCCAG GCTCCAGTCGCACCACATGCCTTCGGTTTGAGGTGGGAGGAGAGCAAGTTGGGTGGGTGCCTTCCAAAGTGGCGTCCATTTTGAGTACATTTCCAGAGGTCTTCAATCCACCACAAGGTGGCGCTATTACTCTGTGCCAAAATCTTGACTCctatgggaggaggtcagaggctgTAGATTCTGTTCTTCAGTCACTTAGGAGGGAAGGCTTGTTGACTGTCTTgaaaggatggagagatgag AAGTATGAAGTAATGCCCAGATTCTGCGACACTCCACTAATGTGTATGGAGAGATCTGCCACAA GCCTTTTTGGAGTGAAACGGTATGGAGTCCATATTAATGGGTACTGCCAGGATGAACATGGGGAACTCAGGATGTGGGTGGGACGACGATCCATGACCAAGCAGACCTACCCTGGAAAACTGGACAACCTG GCAGCTGGGGGACTAGCAGCAGGTATCAGTGTGAAAAACACCCTGATCAAGGAGTGTGAGGAAGAGGCCTGCATCCCAGAAGATATAGCAGAGACTGCCCGCCCCGTGAGCACAGTGAG CTATACTTATGAGGATGAGGAAGGGGTGTTTCCTGAAAGCCAGTTTGTGTTCGACTTGGAGCTACCTCCTGAGTTCAAGCCTAAGATAGGGGATGGGGAGGTGCAAGATTTCTACCTCTACTCCATGGACAAG GTGAAAGAACTGCTGATCAGTGATGACTTCAAGCCCAACTGTGCCATGGTGGTCCTAGACTTCCTCATCAGACATTCCTACATACAGCCTGATACAG AGCCCTATTACCAGGAGTTTGTTGCTGGACTCCACCACACTTTGTAA
- the ndufb11 gene encoding NADH dehydrogenase [ubiquinone] 1 beta subcomplex subunit 11, mitochondrial, whose amino-acid sequence MLARLSRFGPALTRFRLNLVCGXRFVSQSPPSGAAGSATVSDLQPSHAKESHGHAEVSAFEKNRDYHGFSQDPVVDEWNMRMAFFFGISMAIVVGGTFIHYLPDHGMRQWARREAERLITQREAAGLPLMEENYYDPSKIVLPGAGEE is encoded by the exons ATGCTCGCCCGGTTGTCACGGTTTGGGCCTGCCTTGACCCGTTTTCGCCTTAATCTTGTGTGCGGGKCTCGGTTCGTATCTCAATCGCCACCATCGGGTGCTGCTGGTTCGGCCACAGTGTCGGATTTGCAGCCTTCACATGCCAAGGAAAGTCATGGACACGCAGAGGTCAGCGCGTTCGAAAAG AATCGAGATTATCATGGGTTCTCTCAGGACCCTGTCGTTGACGAGTGGAACATGAGGATGGCCTTCTTCTTTGGCATCTCTATGGCTATTGTGGTTGGGGGTACCTTCATCCACTATTTGCCAGACCATGG TATGAGGCAGTGGGCCAGGAGGGAAGCAGAAAGGTTGATCACACAGAGGGAGGCTGCAGGCCTTCCTCTTATGGAGGAGAACTACTATGACCCAAGCAAGATTGTGCTACCAGGAGCCGGAGAAGAGTAG
- the LOC111966501 gene encoding rho-related GTP-binding protein RhoA-C gives MAAIRKKLVIVGDGACGKTCLLIVFSKDQFPEVYVPTVFENYVADIEVDSKQVELALWDTAGQEDYDRLRPLSYPDTDVILMCFSIDSPDSLENIPEKWTPEVKHFCPNVPIILVGNKKDLRNDEHTRRELAKMKQEPVKPEEARDMANRINAFGYLECSAKTKDGVREVFEMATRAALQAKKRGKKNACLLL, from the exons ATGGCTGCGATCCGTAAGAAACTGGTGATTGTTGGTGATGGTGCTTGTGGAAAGACCTGTCTGCTcatagtcttcagtaaagaccagTTCCCTGAGGTCTACGTACCTACAGTGTTTGAGAACTATGTGGCAGATATTGAGGTGGACAGTAAGCAG GTGGAACTGGCCCTCTGGGACACAGCTGGACAGGAGGACTATGACAGACTACGGCCTCTCTCTTACCCTGACACTGACGTCATCCTCATGTGCTTTTCCATAGATAGCCCCGACAGCTTGG AGAATATCCCAGAGAAGTGGACCCCTGAAGTTAAACACTTCTGTCCAAATGTACCCATCATTCTTGTGGGTAATAAGAAGGACCTGCGGAATGACGAGCACACACGTCGGGAGCTAGCAAAAATGAAGCAG GAACCAGTGAAGCCAGAAGAGGCCCGGGACATGGCTAACCGCATCAACGCGTTTGGCTACTTGGAGTGCTCAGCCAAGACGAAAGACGGTGTGAGGGAGGTGTTTGAGATGGCCACCAGGGCCGCGCTGCAGGCCAAGAAACGTGGAAAGAAGAATGCCTGCCTCCTGCTATAG